One segment of Bacteroides caecimuris DNA contains the following:
- a CDS encoding SusC/RagA family TonB-linked outer membrane protein: protein MQISYIGMQTQEVAIKSTLKVVLKSDAQKLDEVMVVAYGTTKKASFTGAASSIKGDQALKDIPVTSFEQALSGTTPGLTINSTSGQPGAGLQIRVRGTGSMNASNEPLYVIDGVPVVSGDIAISAVSNDSKAFNVMSSINPSDIENITVLKDAAAASLYGSRAANGVILITTKHGKAGKTRVNFKANWGFSDWAMKNRKSVNGKQRHELTYEACYNEATIYGIPDNDGNYNGPASDAEAKAYAEEMAGFYADSKYDVDWEDAFFRKHGSSQNYEFSAQGGDERNSFFASLAYKKEEGKSRTSSLDGFMGRINAVHRSADNKWQMGANISLSKQNSSVASEGTAYSNPFFLINYVCTPNMPIYDDEGNYYTHPFLQQIFPHTHPVEDISLDKNESRVFRSTNNLWASYQIIDGLTLKESVNYDYLNNNSITYWPLNSNNGSMNNGLRANYPVQQHNVYSSTTLNYVKTFAQKHNLDALVGWDVDDRRTEYVFATSSGYPHDKLPESINAATPQEGSSYYTEDHLLSLLSRVNYDYDNKYYASVNFRRDGSSRLGANSRWANFWSVSAAWRLTQEEFMKGITQINDLKVRASYGINGTLPSDLYGHLSLYGYGYNYQDIPGSAPQSVPNPDLSWEKNKNFNIGFDATLFDRLNVSFDYYSRKTSDLLQNVPTSMVVGFKNMLKNVGEMTNRGVELDINVDVFKHSQVRWNTGLALSHNSNKVSKLYGGKDIIDGTSIIREGESYYSWWSREWAGVDPETGEEQWVLNTKNEDGTLNKDLTKNPAQAQRVIIGKPDPKLTGGWRNTVSWKGLELNMLFNFSLGGKVFDTMRTSFTDTDGYVIYYNSSVDQLDRWQKPGDVTSVPRRINNYEYGNYGSSRFMKDLNYLRLKSMSLSYTLPAQWVRRVQMENVRLFVSGSNLLTLTSYKNVDPELSINGIPTFAFPNLKSVTFGIEIGF from the coding sequence TTGCAGATTTCGTATATCGGTATGCAAACACAAGAAGTGGCTATAAAGTCTACTTTGAAAGTGGTGTTAAAGTCGGATGCTCAGAAATTGGATGAGGTGATGGTTGTAGCTTATGGTACTACAAAAAAAGCGTCATTTACAGGTGCTGCTTCTTCCATTAAGGGCGACCAGGCCCTGAAAGATATTCCTGTAACATCTTTTGAACAGGCTCTTTCTGGAACGACTCCGGGACTGACGATCAATTCTACCAGCGGACAGCCGGGAGCGGGATTGCAGATTCGTGTACGTGGTACGGGTTCTATGAACGCTTCGAACGAACCGTTGTATGTGATTGACGGTGTGCCTGTTGTCTCGGGAGACATTGCAATCTCTGCCGTGTCAAACGATTCGAAGGCATTTAACGTAATGTCGTCTATCAACCCGAGTGATATTGAAAATATTACAGTGTTGAAAGATGCGGCAGCTGCTTCGTTATATGGTTCGCGTGCGGCAAACGGTGTTATCCTGATTACCACGAAGCATGGTAAAGCCGGAAAAACACGTGTTAATTTCAAGGCGAATTGGGGATTCTCGGATTGGGCTATGAAGAATCGTAAGAGTGTGAACGGAAAACAACGCCATGAGTTAACGTATGAGGCATGCTATAATGAGGCTACTATTTATGGTATTCCTGACAATGATGGTAACTATAACGGTCCGGCTTCCGATGCGGAAGCGAAAGCGTACGCAGAGGAGATGGCTGGTTTCTATGCTGATTCTAAATATGATGTGGATTGGGAAGATGCTTTCTTCCGCAAACATGGTTCAAGCCAAAATTATGAATTTTCGGCACAGGGTGGAGACGAGCGCAATTCATTCTTTGCTTCATTAGCCTATAAGAAAGAGGAAGGCAAGTCTAGAACATCTTCATTAGATGGTTTTATGGGACGTATCAATGCCGTTCACCGCTCTGCTGATAATAAGTGGCAGATGGGAGCTAATATCTCTTTGTCCAAACAGAATTCTTCTGTAGCAAGCGAGGGGACTGCCTATTCTAATCCTTTCTTTCTGATCAATTACGTATGTACACCGAATATGCCGATTTATGATGATGAGGGTAATTATTATACGCATCCATTCTTGCAGCAAATCTTCCCTCACACCCATCCGGTAGAAGACATCAGTTTGGATAAGAATGAATCGAGAGTGTTCAGAAGCACCAACAACTTATGGGCTTCTTATCAGATTATTGACGGATTGACATTGAAGGAAAGCGTCAATTATGATTATCTGAACAACAACTCTATCACGTATTGGCCCTTGAACTCTAATAACGGCTCGATGAACAACGGATTGAGGGCCAACTATCCGGTGCAGCAGCATAATGTCTATTCATCTACTACGTTGAATTATGTGAAGACATTTGCGCAAAAGCACAATTTGGATGCATTGGTAGGCTGGGATGTAGACGACCGTCGTACGGAGTATGTTTTTGCAACATCTTCAGGATATCCTCATGACAAACTGCCTGAGTCGATCAATGCGGCTACTCCGCAGGAGGGGTCTTCTTACTATACTGAAGATCATTTGCTTTCTTTATTGTCACGTGTCAATTATGATTATGACAATAAGTATTACGCTTCGGTAAATTTCCGTAGAGACGGTAGTTCACGTTTGGGAGCAAACAGCCGTTGGGCTAACTTCTGGTCAGTGTCAGCAGCTTGGAGATTGACGCAGGAGGAGTTTATGAAGGGAATCACGCAGATTAACGACTTGAAGGTGAGAGCGTCTTACGGTATAAACGGAACATTGCCGAGTGATTTGTATGGTCATTTGAGTCTGTATGGGTACGGCTACAATTATCAAGACATACCAGGTTCGGCACCGCAATCTGTACCTAACCCTGACTTGTCATGGGAGAAGAATAAGAACTTCAATATTGGTTTTGACGCTACGTTGTTCGACCGCTTGAATGTTAGCTTTGACTATTATAGCCGTAAAACGAGCGACTTGTTGCAAAATGTACCGACTTCAATGGTTGTTGGCTTCAAGAATATGTTGAAGAATGTAGGAGAGATGACTAACCGAGGTGTGGAACTTGATATCAATGTGGATGTGTTCAAGCACTCACAAGTGAGATGGAATACAGGTCTGGCTCTTTCACACAACTCAAACAAGGTATCAAAACTGTATGGTGGAAAAGATATTATTGATGGTACAAGCATCATCCGCGAAGGTGAATCCTATTATTCATGGTGGAGCCGCGAATGGGCGGGAGTTGATCCCGAAACCGGTGAAGAACAATGGGTGTTGAACACGAAAAATGAAGATGGAACCCTTAACAAGGACTTGACTAAGAATCCGGCTCAGGCTCAGCGCGTAATAATTGGTAAGCCGGATCCGAAACTGACCGGAGGTTGGAGAAACACCGTGTCTTGGAAAGGCTTGGAACTGAATATGCTGTTTAACTTCTCGTTGGGTGGTAAAGTGTTCGATACCATGAGAACTAGTTTTACGGATACCGACGGTTATGTGATTTATTACAACTCTTCTGTCGACCAGCTTGACAGATGGCAGAAACCGGGCGATGTGACAAGTGTTCCGAGACGTATCAACAACTACGAGTATGGAAACTATGGAAGTTCTCGTTTCATGAAAGACTTGAATTATCTGCGTCTGAAGAGCATGAGCTTGTCATACACACTTCCTGCACAGTGGGTGCGTCGTGTGCAAATGGAGAATGTTCGTTTGTTTGTTTCAGGAAGCAACCTTCTGACTTTGACCTCTTATAAGAATGTAGATCCGGAATTGTCGATAAACGGTATTCCCACTTTCGCTTTCCCGAATCTGAAAAGTGTGACATTTGGTATTGAAATCGGATTTTAA
- a CDS encoding lipid-binding protein translates to MKKYMILLLASLAFTFVACDNDTEPGGTAVEKMAGDWWVTVNAFIDGKEVEDPFGAGHLQMSTYNTASNNETEMWLDDLGNFWEYKVKVNVNYATRTFSTTGFVDNVTYESKVKITDGKVLEKAATTPSGMPADSIVYMVQFDDDENELTYKISGFRRTGFPADDF, encoded by the coding sequence ATGAAGAAATATATGATATTACTTTTAGCTTCACTGGCTTTTACATTCGTAGCATGCGACAACGATACAGAACCAGGTGGTACTGCTGTTGAAAAAATGGCTGGAGACTGGTGGGTGACAGTGAATGCATTTATTGACGGGAAAGAAGTAGAAGATCCTTTTGGAGCAGGACATCTGCAAATGAGTACCTACAATACAGCCAGCAACAATGAAACTGAAATGTGGCTGGATGATTTAGGAAACTTTTGGGAATATAAAGTGAAAGTGAACGTGAATTATGCAACAAGAACTTTCTCGACAACAGGCTTTGTGGATAATGTAACATACGAATCCAAAGTGAAGATAACCGATGGCAAAGTACTGGAAAAAGCTGCCACTACTCCTAGCGGTATGCCTGCTGACAGTATCGTATATATGGTACAGTTCGACGACGATGAAAATGAATTAACTTATAAGATTTCAGGCTTCCGTCGAACAGGTTTCCCTGCTGACGATTTTTAA
- a CDS encoding BT_2262 family domain-containing protein, with translation MKKIIYSILVCLSFVFGACDKSTDDTSKVTYFVTLERIGDEKVVLEKGQPFEEPGYYAEMNGEDITESVQIKGSVDVNTPGIYNLVYAAYNEDGFAKTFTRTVYVADNTASPLKSGIYTVAEGSKCTIPSVVAFSGYEIVILQMEPGIFYISDFLGGWYDQRRGYGPDYAMVGKFQLNDDNTITPLESYVAGWGDSMDQMDNTALDPAIGTLKWTVAYAGQLSFDIIVKQ, from the coding sequence ATGAAAAAAATAATATACAGCATATTAGTATGTTTGTCGTTTGTCTTTGGAGCTTGCGACAAATCAACAGATGACACCTCTAAAGTCACCTATTTTGTAACGTTGGAAAGAATAGGTGATGAAAAGGTCGTTTTGGAAAAAGGACAACCCTTTGAGGAACCGGGATATTATGCAGAAATGAACGGAGAAGATATCACAGAATCTGTTCAGATAAAAGGAAGTGTTGATGTTAACACTCCGGGAATCTACAATTTAGTATATGCGGCATACAATGAGGATGGTTTTGCCAAAACATTTACACGAACAGTGTATGTGGCAGATAATACAGCTTCTCCTTTGAAATCCGGAATTTATACTGTGGCCGAAGGTAGTAAATGTACCATCCCTTCTGTGGTAGCTTTCAGTGGATATGAGATTGTGATTTTGCAAATGGAACCAGGGATTTTTTATATCAGCGATTTCTTAGGAGGCTGGTATGACCAGCGTAGAGGTTATGGACCGGATTATGCAATGGTTGGCAAATTCCAATTGAATGATGATAATACCATTACTCCTTTGGAAAGCTATGTTGCAGGTTGGGGAGATTCCATGGATCAAATGGATAATACAGCATTGGACCCTGCAATTGGGACTCTGAAATGGACTGTTGCTTATGCCGGTCAGCTATCTTTTGACATTATAGTAAAACAATAA
- a CDS encoding SusD/RagB family nutrient-binding outer membrane lipoprotein gives MKKILLYASLATTALFAGCDLNINDDPNYPMNNQVTADLIFPSISASIASAVGGEIYNYAGFFAQYYEQKPESNQYNTLCEYTFTESSQQMDYSYRILFAGALEDAKQVLEKTTNPADRFATTILKAYAFQIMVDNTSESPYSEALQGNANATPKWDTGETVYRGILGEIDAAEAALDGSDMDVPDLIFNKNIAQWKGFANALRLRMYLRFIDANIDAASYTEKVKTLVQNNDFFTGDVKLDCFLDETDKRNPWYNTNAVGLTGNHCAAYPLISYLSSTEDPRIAYGISKTDADGKYVGQLPGGKTHMQSILGTDNWKNRNVSAIDYSIGATKPVYFFTQAELQFLIAEVYARFHNDDTKAKIAYEAGVTADFAVRGFAGQENTILEGACAWSDATTQADKLNLIYMQKWVALFYMDHMEAWSEIRRTDCPKLSSYSAAQIQANESVYTPGELVAPWTNGLEAGGLMKRMTYPLSARQQNVNTPTGVPGSTPVWWDIK, from the coding sequence ATGAAAAAAATATTATTATATGCATCATTAGCAACAACAGCATTGTTTGCAGGTTGCGACCTGAACATCAATGACGACCCAAACTACCCGATGAATAATCAGGTGACGGCAGATTTGATATTCCCCTCTATTAGTGCTTCCATTGCTTCGGCAGTAGGCGGAGAAATTTATAATTACGCTGGTTTTTTCGCTCAATACTATGAACAGAAACCGGAGTCGAACCAGTATAACACTCTATGTGAATATACATTTACCGAATCTTCCCAGCAAATGGATTATTCTTATAGAATCCTGTTTGCAGGAGCTTTGGAAGATGCAAAGCAGGTGTTGGAAAAGACCACAAACCCTGCCGACCGATTCGCCACTACCATACTAAAAGCGTATGCCTTTCAGATAATGGTAGATAATACCAGCGAATCGCCTTATTCGGAAGCCCTGCAAGGTAATGCCAATGCCACACCTAAGTGGGATACGGGCGAAACAGTATATAGAGGAATATTAGGTGAGATAGATGCGGCAGAAGCTGCTTTGGATGGAAGCGATATGGATGTACCCGATTTGATATTCAACAAAAACATTGCTCAATGGAAAGGTTTCGCCAATGCCCTGCGCCTCCGTATGTATCTGCGTTTCATTGATGCCAACATAGATGCGGCTTCGTATACAGAGAAAGTGAAGACCCTAGTACAAAACAACGATTTCTTTACCGGTGACGTGAAACTGGATTGTTTCTTGGATGAAACAGACAAACGGAATCCATGGTATAATACGAATGCAGTCGGATTGACCGGTAATCATTGTGCTGCCTATCCGTTAATATCTTATTTAAGCAGCACAGAAGACCCTCGAATCGCTTATGGTATAAGTAAAACAGATGCGGATGGAAAGTACGTCGGTCAACTTCCCGGAGGAAAAACACACATGCAAAGCATTTTGGGTACTGACAACTGGAAAAACAGAAACGTGAGCGCGATTGACTACTCTATCGGAGCCACAAAACCTGTCTATTTCTTTACTCAGGCTGAATTGCAATTCCTGATAGCTGAGGTATATGCTCGTTTCCACAATGATGATACGAAAGCAAAAATTGCTTATGAAGCAGGTGTAACTGCCGACTTTGCCGTTCGTGGATTTGCAGGTCAAGAAAACACTATTTTGGAAGGAGCGTGTGCATGGTCTGATGCCACTACGCAGGCAGATAAGTTAAATTTGATTTATATGCAGAAATGGGTAGCTCTTTTCTATATGGATCACATGGAAGCATGGAGTGAGATTCGTCGTACAGATTGTCCGAAACTATCTTCTTATTCAGCAGCACAGATACAGGCTAATGAGTCAGTATACACTCCGGGAGAGTTAGTTGCCCCATGGACTAATGGTTTGGAAGCAGGCGGACTGATGAAACGCATGACTTATCCGTTAAGCGCACGTCAGCAAAATGTGAATACTCCTACAGGGGTACCGGGAAGTACTCCGGTTTGGTGGGATATCAAATAG
- a CDS encoding SusC/RagA family TonB-linked outer membrane protein translates to MNIFSSAKTLQISYIGIQTQEVAIKSNLKVVLRSDAQQIDEVVVTAMGIKRSEKALGYAATSVGGDKIAESRTSDVMSSLAGKIAGVQISSTSSDPGSSNSVIIRGVSSLSGTNQPLYVVDGVPLNNSTVYSTDGLNSGYDFGNGANAINPDDVANMTILKGAAATALYGSRAANGVVMITTKSGQKGKGVGIEYNGGVQWSTVLRLPEFQNEFGMGWNGNHTELENGSWGPRFDGSMQLWGNVYNNSQKLKPYVAMPDNIKDFFDAGFRYSNSLSFNGATDKSDYYVSFSQISDDGMIPTDADSYDKYTFSARGSHKAGALTFSSSLNYAYQKNNFATTGQGLSMLNSLYQTPRDISIIGLEDQNDPFNTPGYYYTPYGVMNPYYILNNYLNEYESERFYGKFQLDYEFLKYFKFTYRMGLDTTTGQSDKGKPNLYALYYEGTPNGEGQGSSSPFSGETGQYSEQTTRRREINQDIMVNFNMPVNDFNINALVGFNGNERKVSYQYSEVNDLTIPTWFNLKNSGKTPIVEQHMELRRLMGVFGQFEGSWKNMLYLTVTARNDWSSTLPKENRSFFYPGITGSFIFSELLNDNLQDVISFGKIRASWGKTGNDADVYMVNPVYAQSANRIPFGSLTFPLGGVNAYSAGNVLGSNTLSPEMTTEAEVGLNMAFFKNRLSFDVSYYNRNTDKQIFSLAMDPASGYTAQNMNLGEIRNRGVELLISGTPIKTKDFSWELTWNFTKNWSKVISLPEELGGITTIYGLNGGTSMYAITGMPVGVFKAQVAERDPQGRIVVNSSTGLPVEASEFGICGDMNNKYQMGVSTNLRYKGISLGIDFDIRQGGVMYSRTKDINYFTGNAIQTAYNDRNPLIVPNSANKIVNGENVTYVENTTPITSSNIYKYWGDGGSDMGSCFLVDKSYVKLRSVVLGWDLPKKWLAKTPFQAVKVSAYGNNLFVWTPSSNTFIDPEMTSFGNDLEGNYGEYTANPSSRRFGFNLMVKF, encoded by the coding sequence ATGAATATATTTAGTTCTGCAAAGACTTTGCAGATTTCGTATATCGGTATACAAACGCAAGAGGTGGCAATCAAATCTAATTTAAAGGTAGTACTTAGGTCTGATGCCCAGCAAATTGATGAAGTTGTTGTTACAGCAATGGGTATTAAACGCTCCGAAAAAGCATTAGGGTATGCTGCGACTTCTGTGGGAGGTGACAAAATTGCGGAGAGTCGTACTTCCGATGTTATGTCAAGTTTAGCAGGTAAAATTGCGGGGGTTCAGATTTCCAGTACTTCATCAGATCCTGGTTCTTCAAATTCTGTAATTATTCGTGGTGTTAGTTCACTATCGGGTACAAATCAACCATTATATGTAGTGGATGGTGTACCATTGAATAACTCTACAGTATATTCTACAGATGGTTTGAACAGCGGATATGATTTTGGTAATGGAGCAAACGCTATTAATCCGGATGATGTGGCAAACATGACTATTTTGAAAGGGGCTGCTGCCACTGCTTTATATGGTAGCCGTGCTGCCAATGGTGTAGTCATGATTACTACCAAAAGCGGCCAAAAGGGAAAAGGAGTTGGAATCGAGTATAACGGCGGAGTTCAGTGGTCAACAGTTCTGCGTTTGCCGGAATTTCAAAATGAATTCGGTATGGGATGGAACGGCAACCACACAGAATTGGAGAACGGTTCTTGGGGACCTCGTTTTGATGGTTCCATGCAGCTATGGGGTAATGTGTACAATAACTCTCAGAAACTGAAACCTTATGTGGCAATGCCTGACAACATCAAAGACTTTTTTGATGCGGGATTCAGATATAGCAACAGCCTTTCATTCAATGGAGCTACAGATAAAAGTGATTATTATGTATCTTTCTCTCAAATTAGCGACGATGGTATGATACCAACAGATGCTGACAGCTACGATAAATATACTTTTTCTGCGCGCGGTAGCCATAAGGCAGGAGCGTTGACATTCTCTTCTTCACTGAATTACGCTTATCAAAAGAATAACTTTGCTACTACGGGACAAGGTTTGTCCATGCTGAACTCTTTATATCAGACACCAAGAGATATCAGCATCATAGGACTGGAAGACCAGAATGATCCGTTCAACACTCCGGGATATTATTATACCCCCTACGGAGTTATGAACCCTTATTATATTTTGAATAACTATTTGAATGAGTATGAGTCTGAAAGATTCTACGGAAAATTTCAATTGGATTATGAATTCCTGAAATACTTCAAGTTTACGTACCGTATGGGCTTGGATACCACGACAGGGCAAAGCGACAAAGGAAAACCGAACCTGTACGCTCTTTATTATGAAGGCACTCCTAATGGAGAAGGCCAGGGTTCCAGCAGTCCTTTCTCTGGTGAAACCGGACAATATTCTGAACAGACAACCCGTCGTCGCGAGATAAACCAGGACATTATGGTTAATTTCAATATGCCGGTTAACGATTTTAATATCAATGCATTGGTCGGTTTCAATGGCAATGAGCGTAAAGTCTCTTACCAATATTCAGAAGTAAATGATTTAACGATTCCTACATGGTTTAATCTGAAGAACTCCGGCAAAACCCCTATAGTAGAACAGCACATGGAACTCAGACGTCTGATGGGTGTTTTCGGACAGTTTGAAGGTTCATGGAAAAATATGCTCTATTTAACGGTAACTGCCCGTAATGACTGGTCTTCTACTCTTCCGAAAGAAAATCGCAGCTTCTTCTACCCCGGTATTACCGGTAGTTTTATTTTCAGCGAATTATTGAATGACAATCTGCAAGATGTGATATCTTTTGGTAAGATACGCGCCAGCTGGGGTAAAACAGGTAACGATGCTGATGTGTATATGGTTAATCCTGTGTATGCACAATCTGCTAACAGAATACCTTTCGGTTCTCTGACTTTCCCTCTAGGAGGTGTCAATGCTTACTCTGCAGGAAATGTGCTTGGAAGCAACACATTAAGTCCGGAAATGACCACAGAAGCTGAAGTCGGTTTAAATATGGCTTTCTTCAAAAACCGTCTCTCTTTTGACGTATCTTATTATAATCGAAATACGGATAAGCAGATTTTCTCTTTGGCTATGGACCCTGCATCAGGCTATACAGCACAGAACATGAACCTGGGTGAGATTCGTAACCGTGGTGTAGAACTCCTGATCAGCGGAACTCCGATAAAAACAAAAGATTTCAGTTGGGAACTGACATGGAACTTCACAAAGAACTGGAGTAAGGTGATCAGTTTGCCGGAAGAACTGGGGGGCATTACAACGATTTACGGGCTCAATGGAGGTACCAGTATGTATGCTATAACAGGCATGCCTGTTGGTGTTTTCAAGGCTCAGGTAGCCGAGCGTGATCCGCAAGGACGTATTGTAGTCAATTCATCAACGGGTCTTCCGGTTGAAGCCAGCGAATTCGGAATCTGCGGAGATATGAATAACAAATATCAAATGGGTGTTTCTACCAACTTGAGATATAAAGGTATAAGCTTAGGCATTGATTTTGATATCCGTCAGGGCGGAGTAATGTATTCACGCACTAAAGATATAAACTATTTTACCGGTAACGCGATACAGACTGCCTACAATGACCGTAATCCGCTGATTGTTCCTAACTCAGCAAATAAAATAGTGAATGGAGAAAACGTCACTTATGTAGAAAACACAACTCCTATTACCAGCTCCAACATTTATAAATACTGGGGCGATGGTGGCTCTGATATGGGAAGCTGTTTCTTGGTAGACAAATCATACGTCAAGCTCCGTTCTGTTGTATTAGGCTGGGACTTGCCAAAAAAATGGTTGGCAAAAACCCCTTTCCAGGCAGTAAAAGTGTCTGCATATGGCAACAACTTATTTGTTTGGACTCCATCCAGCAATACATTTATTGATCCCGAAATGACTTCATTTGGTAATGACCTTGAAGGTAACTATGGAGAATACACGGCTAATCCTAGCTCACGTCGTTTCGGTTTCAACTTAATGGTTAAATTTTAA
- a CDS encoding ISAs1 family transposase: MSLISLCKQLEDPRIDRKKEHSLEVIVYIALCAVICGSESWNEIERFGICKFDFFKRRFPDLVKIPSHDTFNRFFSLLKPGYFELVFRDWVSELCGKYEGVVAIDGKMLRGASKCSKDNPFGKKGFKLHMVSAWAVSNGISMGQVKVDDKSNEITAIPSLIKSLDLQDCIVTIDAIACQTDIAEVIIENNADYILALKANQKNRLMDVERWLDEMDGVDIDRPVYRSHYGKYVTEEVSHGRIETRECLVYSPGKIMESMLKDKFEGVKSIVRISTERLEVATKKLSVEKRYYITSLGLKPKEISEAIRSHWDIENRLHWQLDVSFREDAGRKVGNAAQNFSLINKMALYIIKQDETKGSVAAKRKNAGWNDEYLFKLLNKIKI, translated from the coding sequence ATGAGCTTAATTAGTCTTTGTAAACAACTTGAAGATCCTCGTATTGACCGAAAAAAAGAACACTCTTTGGAAGTCATCGTTTATATAGCCTTGTGTGCTGTAATCTGTGGAAGTGAAAGCTGGAATGAAATAGAACGGTTCGGTATTTGTAAGTTTGACTTCTTTAAACGTCGTTTTCCTGATTTAGTAAAGATCCCAAGTCATGACACTTTCAATCGTTTTTTCAGTTTACTCAAACCCGGTTATTTTGAATTGGTCTTTCGTGATTGGGTATCTGAGCTTTGTGGTAAGTATGAAGGGGTTGTTGCTATAGACGGTAAAATGCTTCGTGGAGCAAGTAAGTGCAGCAAAGACAATCCCTTTGGCAAAAAAGGATTCAAGCTTCATATGGTTAGTGCCTGGGCTGTTTCCAATGGAATCAGTATGGGTCAGGTAAAAGTAGATGATAAAAGCAATGAAATCACCGCTATTCCTTCTCTTATAAAATCTCTGGATTTGCAGGATTGCATAGTGACAATTGATGCTATTGCATGCCAAACAGATATTGCCGAAGTAATAATAGAAAATAATGCAGACTATATTCTGGCATTAAAGGCCAATCAAAAAAACAGGTTAATGGATGTGGAACGCTGGCTAGACGAGATGGATGGTGTTGATATTGATCGGCCGGTATACCGTTCACACTATGGAAAATATGTCACAGAGGAGGTTTCTCATGGGAGAATTGAGACTCGTGAATGTCTGGTTTATAGCCCGGGAAAGATTATGGAATCAATGCTGAAAGATAAATTTGAGGGGGTCAAGTCCATCGTAAGAATTAGTACCGAAAGACTGGAGGTAGCCACTAAAAAACTTTCCGTAGAAAAAAGATATTACATTACTTCACTAGGGCTAAAACCGAAAGAAATTTCAGAGGCTATAAGATCGCATTGGGATATAGAAAACAGGCTACATTGGCAGTTAGACGTATCGTTTAGAGAAGACGCAGGAAGGAAAGTAGGTAATGCTGCGCAAAATTTTTCTTTAATTAATAAGATGGCCCTTTATATCATCAAACAAGATGAAACAAAGGGCAGTGTAGCAGCCAAAAGAAAAAACGCAGGATGGAATGATGAATATTTGTTCAAACTATTAAATAAGATAAAAATATAA
- a CDS encoding site-specific integrase: MEKISYNLVFNRKKRLNKRGMALVQVEAYLNRKKMYFSTKIYLKPEQWDAKRKMVKNHPNANVLNRMLYENIAAIEQTELGLWQQGKTISLDLLRNSIDKPLSNERSFLIFFKDEIANSSLKESTRQNHLSTLELLQGFKKEVLFTDLTFEFVSSFDNYLQSKSYHLNTIAKHMKHLKRYVNVAINKEYMDIQKYAFRKYKIKSIEGSHTHLAPEELYRFENLQLTGRYTRLQKTKDAFLFCCYAGLRYSDFISLTSANIIEFHQETWIIYKSVKTGIEVRLPLYLLFEGKGIEILQHYEDDLDSFFKLKDNSNINKELSLLAGLAKIDKRVSFHTARHTNATLLLYSGANITTVQKLLGHKSVKTTQVYANIMDITVVRDLEKTASSKLYNKQ; the protein is encoded by the coding sequence ATGGAAAAGATCAGTTACAACCTTGTGTTTAATAGAAAGAAGAGATTGAATAAAAGAGGAATGGCATTAGTTCAGGTAGAAGCCTATCTGAACAGGAAAAAGATGTATTTCTCCACCAAAATATATCTCAAACCGGAACAGTGGGATGCCAAACGAAAAATGGTGAAAAATCATCCCAATGCGAATGTTTTGAATCGTATGTTATATGAAAATATAGCAGCTATTGAGCAAACTGAACTTGGACTATGGCAACAGGGAAAGACCATATCGTTAGATTTATTAAGAAATTCTATTGATAAACCTCTCAGCAACGAAAGGTCATTTTTGATTTTTTTTAAAGATGAGATAGCTAATTCTTCTTTAAAAGAGAGTACCCGTCAAAATCACCTTTCCACGCTTGAATTACTTCAGGGCTTCAAAAAAGAGGTATTATTTACCGATTTGACATTTGAATTTGTATCCTCATTTGATAATTACCTACAGTCTAAAAGTTATCATCTTAATACTATCGCCAAGCACATGAAGCACCTGAAACGATACGTTAATGTTGCTATAAATAAAGAGTATATGGATATACAAAAGTATGCTTTTAGAAAGTATAAAATTAAAAGCATAGAGGGAAGCCATACGCACTTAGCCCCGGAAGAGTTATACAGATTTGAGAATTTGCAGTTGACAGGAAGATATACGAGATTGCAAAAAACAAAAGATGCTTTTTTATTTTGTTGTTACGCAGGATTACGATATTCTGATTTCATCAGTCTGACCTCCGCAAATATTATTGAATTCCATCAGGAGACCTGGATTATATACAAGTCTGTTAAAACTGGTATTGAGGTACGCCTTCCTTTATATTTATTATTTGAAGGCAAAGGAATCGAGATATTGCAACACTATGAAGATGATCTTGACAGCTTCTTTAAGTTAAAAGACAATTCTAATATCAACAAAGAATTGAGTCTGTTGGCAGGCTTGGCGAAAATTGATAAACGTGTATCATTCCACACTGCCCGGCATACAAATGCTACCTTATTATTATATAGTGGTGCCAATATTACTACGGTACAAAAGCTATTAGGGCACAAAAGTGTGAAGACTACACAAGTCTATGCAAATATAATGGATATTACAGTGGTGCGTGATCTTGAGAAAACGGCCTCATCAAAGCTCTACAATAAACAATAG